The following coding sequences lie in one Gadus macrocephalus chromosome 1, ASM3116895v1 genomic window:
- the nsun5 gene encoding probable 28S rRNA (cytosine-C(5))-methyltransferase: MALYAKAADILEKVESKQGAVKTLVFESKFQNIKQLFALVCETQKYSSVLQELIESTKLLKQTKVKMTQAKVLVYDLLIGKGIKCGGPWKVMMSKHRARLEAALARMKIKQKVTKNKDLLPSSVQQAEGVLLPRYVRVNTLKTTVDDAVDYFKRDGFSYLGEANRLDDLDLKAKSFVRDLHLSDLLVFAPKTEFHEHFLYKAGHIILQDKASCLPAFLLNPPTNSHVIDACAAPGNKTSHLAAIMKNKGRLFAFDLDAKRLSTMSTLLLRAGVRCHQLAHQDFLKVDPSDPQYKDVEYVLLDPSCSGSGMVCLGTDSSPPDPEREQRRLGNLAAFQLRCLNHALGFPRLQRLVYSTCSVHTEENEKVVAAGLQQNPGFRLVHLLPVWPERGLQPLSQCLRASTAKTLTHGFFVALLERHSDAVATAPPSLEEDAASRTPSQEVTSASPSEEAEGRPAVAAPPVASLNSEEEEEEEEEEMEVKTSPVEGQAKKKRKRNKKKKKKKAATPIVA, from the exons ATGGCGTTATACGCGAAAGCGGCAGACATCCTGGAGAAAGTGGAGAGTAAACAGGGCGCTGTGAAGACGTTGGTCTTCGAGAGCAAATTTCAGAACATCAAGCAGTTGTTCGCGTTGGTTTGCGAGACCCAGAAATACTCCTCCGTCCTCCAAGAGTTAATCGAGTCCACCAAGTTGCTGAAACAAACCAAGGTGAAGATGACCCAGGCCAAAGTGCTGGTGTACGACCTTCTGATCGGCAAAGGTATCAAATGCGGCGGACCCTGGAAGGTGATGATGTCGAAGCATCGGGCTCGACTCGAGGCGGCGCTGGCCCGCATGAAGATCAAGCAGAAGGTGACCAAGAATAAAGACCTGCTGCCCTCTAGCGTCCAGCAGGCGGAGGGCGTGCTGCTCCCCAGGTACGTGCGTGTGAACACGCTGAAAACCACGGTGGACGACGCGGTGGACTACTTCAAACGGGACGGCTTCTCTTACCTGGGCGAGGCCAACCGACTCGACGATCTGGACCTGAAGGCCAAGAGCTTCGTGCGGGACCTGCACCTCTCGGACTTACTGGTCTTCGCTCCCAAGACGGAATTCCACGAGCATTTCCTGTACAAGGCGGGACACATCATCCTGCAGGACAAGGCCAGCTGCCTGCCCGCCTTCCTCCTCAACCCTCCGACCAACAGCCATGTCATCGACGCCTGCGCCGCCCCCGGCAACAAGACCAGCCACCTGGCGGCCATCATGAAGAACAAGGGCCGCCTGTTCGCCTTCGACCTGGACGCCAAGCGCCTCTCCACCATGTCCACCCTGCTGCTGCGCGCCGGGGTCCGCTGCCACCAGCTGGCCCACCAGGACTTCCTGAAGGTGGACCCGTCCGACCCGCAGTACAAAGACGTGGAGTACGTCCTGCTGGACCCGTCCTGCAGCGGATCGG gtatgGTGTGCCTGGGGACGGACTCCTCGCCGCCGGACCCGGAGCGGGAGCAGCGTCGCCTAGGCAACCTGGCGGCGTTCCAGCTGCGCTGTCTGAACCACGCCCTGGGCTTCCCCCGGCTGCAGCGCCTGGTGTACTCCACCTGCTCCGTCCACACGGAGGAGAACGAGAAGGTGGTGGCCGCCGGCCTGCAGCAGAACCCCGGCTTCAg GTTGGTGCACCTCCTCCCCGTGTGGCCGGAGAGGGGACTGCAGCCGCTCAGCCAGTGTCTGCGGGCCAGCACCGCCAAGACCCTCACCCACGGCTTCTTCGTGGCTCTGCTGGAGCGACACAGTGACGCCGTggccacagcgccccctagccTAGAGGAGGACGCCGCCAG CCGCACGCCCAgccaggaagtgacatcagcGAGTCCCTCGGAGGAGGCTGAGGGGAGGCCAGCTGTGGCAGCGCCCCCGGTGGCCAGCCTcaacagtgaggaggaggaggaggaggaggaagaggagatggaagTGAAAACAAGTCCTGTTGAAGGACAGgccaagaagaagaggaagaggaacaagaagaagaagaagaagaaggcagCGACCCCCATAGTGGCTTGA